In Desulfobacterales bacterium, the DNA window GGATCCCGGTCGCTCCCGGGGGGACAATCAAGACCATATCCTTATTGATGAATCCGGTCATTTTATGCTGCTGGCGGATGGAATGGGGGGGCATGAACGCGGTGCCGAAGCCAGCAAAACCGCCATCGGGGTCTTGAAGGAGCGTCTACACCCGGACATTTTATTGCAGGAACTCGCCGATATCACGGATGCCGAAGGAATCCCCACGGAAGTGATATGTCTTTCCGCCATTGTCGAAGATGCAGTCAAAGAAGCCAATCAACTGCTCTATGAGCGCAATGTAAAATACAACCTGAAGCGGTTCATGGGGACGACGATTGTGGGTCTGGTTCCGGTCAAAGAGGATTTCATGCTGTGGTTTCACGTGGGAGACAGCCGCCTGTATCGCTGGCGGGTCGGCAATCTCAAGCAGCTGACAACCGATCACTCCGCTCTTGCACAATGGGAAAAAAGCGGCCGACAGGGCGCCGAGCCGGCCAAGCATGTTATTACCCGGGCCATCGGACCCAATAAAATGGCATCGGCGGACATCTCCTGGGAGAAATGGCAGGCGGGCGATGTTTACCTTCTGTGCAGTGACGGCCTCACGGATATGCTGACTGATAAAAACATTTTAAAAATTCTGACCGATCTCCATGAGGTCGACCAGATTGCCACGCATCTGGTTGATGCCGCCAACGCGGCCGGCGGCAAGGATAATGTCAGCGTGGTGGTGTGCCGGGTCTAAAAATAAATTTTCCCATAAGCCTCTTTTTTTTACTCCCCGAGACCTATAGAGAACGCCCCATTATCTGACCCTTTTGATAATATACGCTTCCAGATCGGGTTCTTTGTCCGGATGTTTGGTCCTTATCATCTTTGGCAGGACTTCCACCATCTGGTAAACACGTTCATATACGGACTTGCTGATGATGATCTCGCCCGGATCTGCGCCGTCACAAAGGCGGGCGGCCATATTGACGGTATCCCCGATGACGGTGTACTCCATGCGTTTGGCGGATCCGATAAACCCATGGATGACTTCGCCGGAGTGAATGCTGATACCCACTTGGAAAACGGGCAGGCGTCGAACCTTTCTGCCTTCACATAGTTTTTCGATGGCCTGTTGCATTTCCATAGCTGCCCGCATCGCCTTTTCCCATTGGCGGTCGTCGTGGTCCGGGCTGCCGAAAACCGCCAGGACCGAATCACCAACGTATTTATCAACGACGCCGTCGTACTCAAATATGATCGGAACAAAAGCGTCAAACATCTCGTTGAGCATGCGGACAACATCGTCCGGGTCCATTTGGGCGCTCAGGGATGTGAAATTCCGGACGTCCGTCACAAGGATCGTCACCGGATCGACCCTTTCGCCGCCGCCGCGCATGCCGCCGTATTTGTCCATCACCCGCTTGGCGCTTTCCGATGAAAATTGCCGCATCAGATTGTTCTGGGCCGCTTCTTTGCGTCTGAGATCTTCACGCAAGACATGATCCCTTAAAAATACGGATACCTGGCCGGCTATGGCCCTGAGCAATTCCAGATCGGCAGGGCAAAAGGCTTCCCGGCTCAAATAGTTGTCCACATAGATGACACCCAGCGCCTGCTCGCCGATTGTCAGTGGCACATATATGGCCGCCTGGACTTTGAAGTAAACAGCGCTGTGCGGGGAGGCCGGTCCGGTTTTAGCTTCCGACGGCGCAGCCCAGATAAAGGCTTCGCGATTCGCAAAGGCCCGCTTGGACAAGGTCGTACTGACGGAATGGTCCCCCGCCGGCCAGTGTGCCTTAAGGAGCAGTTCCCCGCGCGAATCCGGCATTAAGATGGCGCCGCGCTGGGCGCAGGGCATCGCCTGCTTAAGCTGATCAACCAGAACTTTATCCAGCATATCGATGGTGCCGGCCTTGCCAATGCTTTGGCAAAGATCGTTAAACGCTTTCAGCTTTCGCCATTCCTGGGCCGGCATCCCAAAGGCGTCCCCCCGCTCGGTCTTTGTAATCGACATCATTACATCATCGGTATTGATGATGGTCCCTTCCAGCTCCTCCTGATCCACGGTTGCTGCCGCAACGGGAGCCGCCTCCATCTGGACGGTCATAACCGTTTCCCCGATCTGCAGTATTGACCGGGGAGTGAGGCGAGTTTTTTTAGAAATCGCTTTTCCGTTTACAAGGGTGCCGTTGCGACTGCCGAGATCCTCAATCCAGTATTGATCGTTCCCAAAGGTCAGGCGGGCATGCCGGTGAGACGCATATTCATCCTGCAATAAATCCAGATCAATCGACTGGCCGTCCTTTTGGCTGCGGCCGATGATGATGGTGTCTGCTCGGGATTCAAATCGTTCGGGCGTATGAGGCGGAATGGAATAGTAAATAATCATGGCTCACAAATGCAGATCCGTTTAAGGTTTTTGGGTGTCGGTCTGAGCCAGATGAACGGACGCATGTTTTATAACTACAAATCTAACATGAAACCCGGTAGAATATCAATCATTTCTTGACAGTTGCCGATTCTCAACCTATAATTTGGAACTGTCAAGACAGTGCAATTAAATCGCCCGGATTTACTTAAAACCCCCTTTTGACGGACAGTAGTTATTGATGACTGTTTCTAAATCAATCGCTATAATACT includes these proteins:
- a CDS encoding protein phosphatase 2C domain-containing protein — translated: MKTTERVHMKVNMPHIHASGISDPGRSRGDNQDHILIDESGHFMLLADGMGGHERGAEASKTAIGVLKERLHPDILLQELADITDAEGIPTEVICLSAIVEDAVKEANQLLYERNVKYNLKRFMGTTIVGLVPVKEDFMLWFHVGDSRLYRWRVGNLKQLTTDHSALAQWEKSGRQGAEPAKHVITRAIGPNKMASADISWEKWQAGDVYLLCSDGLTDMLTDKNILKILTDLHEVDQIATHLVDAANAAGGKDNVSVVVCRV
- a CDS encoding adenylate/guanylate cyclase domain-containing protein; this encodes MIIYYSIPPHTPERFESRADTIIIGRSQKDGQSIDLDLLQDEYASHRHARLTFGNDQYWIEDLGSRNGTLVNGKAISKKTRLTPRSILQIGETVMTVQMEAAPVAAATVDQEELEGTIINTDDVMMSITKTERGDAFGMPAQEWRKLKAFNDLCQSIGKAGTIDMLDKVLVDQLKQAMPCAQRGAILMPDSRGELLLKAHWPAGDHSVSTTLSKRAFANREAFIWAAPSEAKTGPASPHSAVYFKVQAAIYVPLTIGEQALGVIYVDNYLSREAFCPADLELLRAIAGQVSVFLRDHVLREDLRRKEAAQNNLMRQFSSESAKRVMDKYGGMRGGGERVDPVTILVTDVRNFTSLSAQMDPDDVVRMLNEMFDAFVPIIFEYDGVVDKYVGDSVLAVFGSPDHDDRQWEKAMRAAMEMQQAIEKLCEGRKVRRLPVFQVGISIHSGEVIHGFIGSAKRMEYTVIGDTVNMAARLCDGADPGEIIISKSVYERVYQMVEVLPKMIRTKHPDKEPDLEAYIIKRVR